From one Anaerococcus prevotii DSM 20548 genomic stretch:
- a CDS encoding complex I 24 kDa subunit family protein, with product MSFCYKLDKDKLDDFTSYLDSIKDVDGCVMPALQKCQNVFSYIPEPVVDLMALKLNVPSSEIYGVATFYSHFSLKPKGEHDICVCLGTACYVNGSDKILKSLAEELGVEVGDTTEDGKISLSEARCVGECGSAPVVMIDGEDFVEKVDPSQVHNIIHKVRKADL from the coding sequence ATGAGTTTTTGTTATAAATTAGATAAAGATAAGCTTGATGACTTTACAAGCTATTTGGATTCTATTAAGGATGTTGATGGTTGTGTAATGCCAGCTCTTCAGAAGTGTCAAAACGTTTTCTCATATATTCCAGAGCCTGTAGTAGATTTAATGGCTCTTAAGTTAAATGTTCCATCCAGCGAAATATACGGGGTGGCTACATTTTACTCACATTTTTCTCTTAAACCTAAGGGAGAGCATGATATCTGCGTCTGTCTGGGTACGGCTTGCTATGTCAATGGCTCTGATAAGATTCTAAAATCTTTGGCAGAAGAGCTAGGGGTAGAAGTAGGCGATACGACTGAAGATGGAAAGATTTCCCTAAGTGAGGCAAGGTGTGTAGGTGAATGTGGATCTGCACCAGTTGTTATGATAGACGGAGAAGATTTTGTAGAAAAGGTCGACCCATCTCAGGTTCACAATATTATACATAAAGTTAGAAAGGCTGATTTATGA